The bacterium genome contains the following window.
GGCACATAGAGGGCCTCCGGCATGCGCGCGATCAACGCGGTCAGCGGCGCCTTGAAGTCCACGTCGCCCTGCTGATAGCTCTCGTCGCCGGTGATCGTGCCGCCCTGGCGCGTGAACTCCTGCGTGAAGTAGCCGGCCAATCCCACCGAGTAGTCGCTCTTGACGTCGCGCAGAACGGCCACCGTCGACAGCCGCAGCGACTCGCGCGCGAAGCGCGCCATCACCGTGCCCTGGAAAGGATCGATGAAGCAGATCCGGAAGATGTAGTCGCCGACCTCGGTGACCGCCGGATTCGTCGAGGAGGGGGTGATCATCGGCACTGCCGCCTCCTGACAGATCGGCGCCGCCGCCAGGGAGTTCGAGCTGGCGACCTCGCCGAGCACGGCGATCACCTGGTCTTGCACGATCAGCTTGTTGACGGCCGTGGCCGCCTCCTCGGGCCGGCCCTGGTCGTCCTCCGTGACGAGGGCGATCGGGATGCCGCCGACCCCGCCGGCGGCGTTCGCCTCGTCCAGCGCCATCTGGATCCCGTTGTGCGTGGAGGTGCCGAAGGTCGCCTTGTCCCCCGTGAGGGAGCCGTACTCCCCGATCTTGAGCTGGCCGCCCTTCTTGGCGCAGCTCAGCGCGAGCACGAGCAGGACGAGGAGCGCG
Protein-coding sequences here:
- a CDS encoding ABC transporter substrate-binding protein gives rise to the protein MGAIPLPRRPRVRTLSRSRRPLALLVLLVLALSCAKKGGQLKIGEYGSLTGDKATFGTSTHNGIQMALDEANAAGGVGGIPIALVTEDDQGRPEEAATAVNKLIVQDQVIAVLGEVASSNSLAAAPICQEAAVPMITPSSTNPAVTEVGDYIFRICFIDPFQGTVMARFARESLRLSTVAVLRDVKSDYSVGLAGYFTQEFTRQGGTITGDESYQQGDVDFKAPLTALIARMPEALYVPGYYTEVGLIARQARELGYKGSLLGGDGWDSPKLTEIAGEAIGGSYLSNHYSTEDPNPVVQGFISSYRTRFGESPDAMAALGYDAMRLLVHCLRELAAADPEALAALAGTGGDAAARAAARARLRDLIAATRGFSGVTGEISLDANRNAIKPAVVLEIRNGQFRFRERIGS